TGAAAAGGTCGGTTCCTCATGCTGCCGCGTGTCTGGCCGTGCCGTGTAGGCTGCTCTCTGGTGTTTGGGCGGTAAGCTCTGCCTGACCCAGGTGCATATCAATCAGCTCGATAGTGGTTACTGCTTTGGAAGGAGGAGTCTATAGACAAGAgtatatgtatatgtatatagAGATAAAtgtatacatatatatacgaCACTATGCTTCAACTACAACTGTCATTGCAGCTCTCAAAACTATTCTTTACGCAACACTCCCGTCCCCCCTTCTCCTCAGTGTCTTGCCAGCCCTCACGCCGCGCAACTCGCCCTCATCCAGCGCAACAACTCCATTGACAAGCACATACCTCACGCCCTCACTTGCCAACTTGGGCTCGTCAAACGTGGCCCTGTCCCTGACGCGCGCGGCGTCGAACAGGACCAGATCGGCCGCCGAGCCGACCCTCACGACGCCCCTCGCCGGGTACACGCCCAGCCTCTTGGCCGGCCGACTGGTCAGATGGGCCACCATTTCGGGGAGCGAGACGAGCCCCAGCTCGCGCGCGTAGTGGCCCAGGTAGCGCGTGAAGGTGCCGTACGCGCGCGGGTGCGTCGTCTTGCCGTGCAGGATGGCGTCGCTGCCCGACATGTGCACGCGGTGCTGCATGATGGCGCGGACGTTGGGCTCGTTGCCGACGTGCATCAGGCACGAGGTGGCCAGCCGATCTTTGACCAGGACCTCGAAGAATATCTCGTGCGGCCGCGTCCTCAGGCTACTTGCTATCTCGGATATGCGGCGGCCCGAGTAGCCCGCTATCGAGGGGTGGTTTGTCGTTCCAACCTGGATCTCTTCCCAGTTTGTAGGAATCCCATGTCCCCCGTCGCACCCCGTCTCCTCAACCGCAACCCGGATCCTCTCCCTCGTCTCCGGATCCTGCAACCGCTTCAACGTCTCGGTCGGCCCCCCAGACGAGGCCCAGCTGGGAATCAGCGCCGCGAGCGTCGTACACCCCGGCAGATAGGGGTATGTGTCGAGTGTGACGTCGACGCCCCGCGCGAGCTTCTCATCAATCAtggacagcagcagcggcgctTTCCCCCTATTCTCGGAGAAGTTGAGCGTTGCGTGGGTCAAATCTGGTCCCCAAAAAACAAAGCCATTCATTAGTCACGGTCGCCCAAACGCTAGGGGTTGCCAAAGGTGATGAACAGCATGTACGCACGAACAGGGCAGCCAGTCGAGCTTCCGAGGTCCAACATCTCGGCATAGCTCTCAATCGCCTTGAAGCCATAGCTCCTATGATGGGGCGCGTAGAAAGCACCGGGGTACTCGTCTGCCAGCGCCTTGCACAGGACGCCCAGCTCCGAGGTGGACGCATACATGCCGGGCGTGTACGTCAAGCCGCTTCCAACTGCCATTAGCTTGCGTTCCACAAGACACTAGCAGAGCCAGGGGCATAGAAatagaggaagaggaagaacaTACCTCGACATACCAATGGCTCCCTGGTCCATGGCCTCCCTCAACAGCTGGACCTGGTCCTGAATCTCCTCGGGCGTGGCCACGCTGTCGTCGGGACCGCACGCCAGGAGTCGCAAATTGCCCTGCGGCA
The DNA window shown above is from Metarhizium brunneum chromosome 1, complete sequence and carries:
- the dag gene encoding N-acyl-D-glutamate deacylase translates to MAADILFSSPTVVTGEESAIPFVADVLVSNGLIAQMGEPGSIHAPLARVIDAKGYVLSPGFIDMHAHSDLYLLTNPEHEAKISQGCTTEVVGQDGISYAPVRNRSQLQAIREQIAGWNGNPTDEECATLHRGVGMFEWRTVGEYLDCLERNETATNVAMLVPQGNLRLLACGPDDSVATPEEIQDQVQLLREAMDQGAIVGSGLTYTPGMYASTSELGVLCKALADEYPGAFYAPHHRSYGFKAIESYAEMLDLGSSTGCPVHLTHATLNFSENRGKAPLLLSMIDEKLARGVDVTLDTYPYLPGCTTLAALIPSWASSGGPTETLKRLQDPETRERIRVAVEETGCDGGHGIPTNWEEIQVGTTNHPSIAGYSGRRISEIASSLRTRPHEIFFEVLVKDRLATSCLMHVGNEPNVRAIMQHRVHMSGSDAILHGKTTHPRAYGTFTRYLGHYARELGLVSLPEMVAHLTSRPAKRLGVYPARGVVRVGSAADLVLFDAARVRDRATFDEPKLASEGVRYVLVNGVVALDEGELRGVRAGKTLRRRGDGSVA